The following proteins are encoded in a genomic region of Pirellulales bacterium:
- a CDS encoding RpiB/LacA/LacB family sugar-phosphate isomerase has protein sequence MPHSEDQVERIVHAVIQRLGGAGTAISSSGELTLTEKVISAESLANRLNGVQRVIVSARAVVTPAARDSLKEKNITLVRSLQAAAAKPSQLIVASSVSKKGAAFDCADVLGQLRQRGMEVEELPAVGVAQAAANIAAAVESGKKLGVLLTDQAAAALCIANRQRGVRAAMVTNRGELNDLVQNLGVNLLVIDALRRSKSEIQRLVEAFAASPAQACPAQWKQWLD, from the coding sequence ATGCCGCACTCGGAAGACCAAGTCGAACGGATTGTGCACGCTGTGATCCAGCGGCTAGGCGGCGCTGGCACTGCAATCTCGTCAAGCGGCGAGTTGACATTGACCGAGAAGGTCATCAGCGCCGAGAGCTTGGCCAATCGATTGAATGGGGTGCAGCGTGTCATCGTATCGGCCCGAGCGGTCGTCACGCCGGCGGCCCGCGACAGTTTGAAAGAAAAAAACATCACGCTGGTGCGGTCGCTCCAAGCGGCAGCCGCCAAACCCAGCCAATTGATTGTGGCCAGCAGCGTTAGCAAAAAAGGAGCGGCGTTTGATTGTGCCGATGTACTCGGTCAGCTGCGGCAGCGCGGTATGGAAGTGGAAGAACTTCCCGCCGTAGGCGTCGCACAGGCTGCGGCAAACATCGCCGCTGCAGTCGAGAGCGGCAAAAAATTGGGCGTGCTGTTGACCGATCAGGCGGCTGCGGCCTTGTGCATTGCCAATCGGCAGCGCGGCGTGCGCGCAGCCATGGTTACTAATCGCGGAGAACTGAACGACCTGGTGCAAAACCTCGGCGTAAACTTGTTGGTGATCGACGCCCTGCGGCGGAGCAAATCGGAAATACAACGCCTTGTCGAAGCGTTTGCCGCTTCACCGGC
- a CDS encoding EutN/CcmL family microcompartment protein, with protein sequence MQLGLVVGTATATVKHSTLQGWKLLIVQPLLADGLQPDGDPQLIVDRLGAGTGQRVIMNSEGRAIREMMKTEKAPVRWSVMGIVDE encoded by the coding sequence ATGCAACTCGGTCTGGTCGTCGGCACCGCCACTGCAACGGTCAAGCATTCTACGCTGCAAGGCTGGAAGCTGCTGATTGTGCAGCCGCTATTGGCCGATGGCCTACAACCGGACGGTGATCCGCAATTGATCGTCGATCGCTTGGGAGCCGGCACTGGACAACGGGTCATTATGAACAGCGAAGGCCGCGCGATTCGGGAAATGATGAAAACTGAAAAAGCCCCTGTCCGCTGGAGCGTGATGGGCATTGTGGATGAGTAA